A portion of the Leptospira kanakyensis genome contains these proteins:
- a CDS encoding ribonuclease D, producing the protein MQINSNYILVDTAKALDLALINLRQSKIMSIDTESSGYYTYYPKVCLIQINSNGKNYLIDPLKITNLSALGPLFEDENILKIFHSAQDDIKALKRDFGFKFVNTADTMISSRLLSLEQSSLSHVVEHYHKVTLSKVEQKSNWEIRPLQKQQLKYAALDTAYLESIWLKMEEELKRRTLYEEAKSEFEFIASEEYVAKEGEGFSLGKFPDILNFTPLERRKVLELLRYRDEKAKRINKASFRVFNNDRLSQAVKGHPNEEKCVEWFGKKDGTEIFKLLTAEYSDPIDTSELSKRHGEDLNEDENHKFENAKKWRLRIMRARRMEHSLLPSNKQLIVILRAAPKSLEELKALHVFSDWKVQNYGPSLLAAIQGLPFDSMINRLVAIRSKEAFVAKRRKKQNQNAKDEG; encoded by the coding sequence ATGCAAATCAATTCCAACTATATTCTCGTTGATACAGCAAAAGCTTTGGATTTAGCTCTGATCAATCTCAGACAGTCCAAAATCATGTCGATCGACACCGAGTCCTCCGGTTATTACACGTACTATCCCAAAGTTTGCCTCATCCAGATCAATTCTAATGGCAAAAACTACCTAATTGACCCACTAAAGATCACAAATTTGTCAGCTTTGGGTCCTTTATTCGAAGATGAGAACATTCTCAAAATCTTCCACTCGGCACAAGACGACATCAAAGCCTTAAAACGAGACTTTGGGTTTAAATTTGTGAACACGGCAGATACAATGATCAGTTCTCGGTTGTTGTCATTAGAACAAAGTTCATTGTCACATGTTGTGGAACATTATCATAAAGTGACACTTTCTAAAGTAGAACAGAAGTCTAACTGGGAAATTCGTCCCCTTCAAAAACAACAACTCAAATACGCAGCACTCGATACGGCTTATTTAGAATCCATTTGGTTAAAAATGGAAGAAGAATTAAAACGTAGAACTCTCTATGAAGAAGCAAAATCAGAATTTGAATTCATAGCCTCAGAAGAGTATGTAGCCAAAGAAGGAGAAGGATTCTCCCTTGGAAAATTTCCTGACATTCTTAATTTCACTCCACTCGAAAGAAGAAAGGTTTTAGAACTCCTTCGTTACCGTGATGAAAAAGCAAAACGAATCAACAAAGCAAGTTTTCGTGTGTTTAATAACGATAGATTGTCACAAGCTGTCAAAGGACATCCGAACGAAGAAAAATGTGTAGAATGGTTTGGGAAAAAAGACGGAACAGAAATTTTTAAACTTTTGACTGCTGAATACAGTGATCCCATCGACACTTCAGAACTTTCAAAACGTCATGGCGAAGACTTAAACGAAGACGAAAATCATAAATTCGAAAACGCTAAAAAATGGCGACTCCGTATTATGCGTGCTAGACGGATGGAACACTCCCTACTTCCATCGAACAAACAACTCATTGTTATTTTGCGAGCAGCACCAAAATCTTTAGAGGAATTAAAAGCCCTTCATGTGTTTTCCGATTGGAAAGTACAAAACTATGGTCCAAGTTTACTTGCTGCCATCCAAGGACTTCCATTTGATTCGATGATCAACCGTTTGGTGGCCATTCGTTCCAAAGAAGCCTTTGTTGCCAAACGTAGGAAAAAACAAAACCAAAACGCAAAAGACGAAGGTTGA
- a CDS encoding NUDIX hydrolase: MLPYQSFVEKLSRDFDEIPDTTEVKSGVIFPLFGSKEFAEGIILTERAKHLKSHPGQISFPGGVKEENDPNLLFTALREWEEEMGVKRSTLNVLGKLEGLHTRTGFHITPFLATYEGDFSFRHNRDEVDRVLLVRFSDLWTKPFYAIQVPGREHFAYYFDLGDGLLWGATCEMILRFLRAHSSFDRTPLLVKPNLVVPPFLDPKSL; encoded by the coding sequence ATGTTACCTTACCAGTCCTTTGTAGAAAAACTTTCAAGGGACTTCGACGAGATTCCAGACACAACCGAAGTCAAGTCAGGTGTAATCTTTCCACTTTTTGGATCCAAAGAATTCGCGGAAGGAATCATCCTAACGGAACGGGCCAAACATCTAAAATCACATCCAGGCCAAATTTCTTTTCCGGGTGGAGTCAAAGAAGAAAATGACCCCAACCTTCTTTTTACAGCCCTTCGGGAATGGGAAGAAGAGATGGGAGTCAAACGTTCTACATTAAATGTTCTTGGAAAACTAGAAGGACTCCATACAAGAACCGGTTTCCATATTACCCCGTTTTTAGCCACTTACGAAGGTGATTTTTCCTTTAGGCACAACAGAGATGAAGTTGATCGAGTCCTTCTCGTTCGTTTTTCTGATCTTTGGACAAAACCATTTTATGCCATCCAAGTCCCTGGCCGGGAACATTTTGCTTATTATTTTGATTTGGGGGATGGCCTGCTTTGGGGTGCCACCTGCGAAATGATTTTACGATTCCTACGGGCGCATTCTTCCTTTGACAGAACTCCCCTTCTCGTGAAACCAAACCTGGTAGTTCCGCCTTTTTTAGATCCCAAATCCCTCTAA
- a CDS encoding vWA domain-containing protein — protein MFLFSFLPLSTQSQPNKRYVFILDASGSMSEKWDGKTRMAVAKEKLLQVLGGMPKDVSVGLVAYGNRIAGCSSARLYHPIQRGAASIVSQKISNIVPAGSTPIAQTLSVVGEFLLNDVQETEIIFISDGVESCDGDPKAVLYQLKSSGKKFRMQVLGIDIDPKGEEDLKRLSILGDGNYYPLKRPEDYDSSFKRIFFAQEPESAILSNSESKPLQTQDTSTNYQNQIKILNILPYEDGSESGYILNYEYSGKTNTSYMVQLNLYPAEEKLRSFPIPPLRERRMGDLTKHQIELKVGTEGKGRFVFPLPKGKRMKASAELWDLTGVPKILALSEEKPIHEN, from the coding sequence TTGTTTTTATTTTCCTTTCTTCCTCTTTCCACACAATCACAACCTAACAAAAGATATGTGTTTATACTCGATGCCAGTGGTTCCATGTCAGAAAAATGGGATGGAAAAACAAGGATGGCGGTTGCCAAAGAAAAACTTTTACAAGTCCTCGGAGGAATGCCCAAAGATGTGAGTGTGGGTCTTGTGGCTTACGGGAACCGAATCGCTGGTTGTTCTTCTGCAAGATTGTACCATCCCATCCAACGCGGGGCAGCCTCCATTGTGAGCCAAAAAATTTCTAACATTGTTCCCGCTGGATCCACTCCCATTGCGCAAACATTAAGTGTGGTTGGTGAATTTCTTTTGAATGATGTCCAAGAAACAGAAATTATTTTTATCTCAGATGGAGTGGAAAGTTGTGACGGAGATCCCAAAGCAGTTCTCTACCAATTAAAAAGTTCAGGAAAAAAATTTCGAATGCAAGTTCTTGGGATCGATATTGACCCTAAAGGGGAAGAAGATCTCAAACGGCTTTCCATTTTAGGAGATGGAAACTATTATCCATTGAAACGCCCGGAAGATTATGATTCTTCTTTCAAACGAATCTTCTTCGCACAAGAACCAGAATCGGCAATTCTCTCAAATTCCGAATCAAAACCTTTGCAAACGCAAGATACATCCACAAACTACCAAAACCAAATCAAAATTCTCAATATTCTTCCTTATGAAGATGGATCCGAATCCGGCTATATTCTCAACTACGAATACTCAGGAAAAACCAATACTTCTTATATGGTTCAGTTGAATCTCTATCCTGCAGAAGAAAAATTACGAAGTTTTCCCATCCCACCCCTGAGAGAAAGGAGGATGGGAGATCTGACCAAACACCAAATTGAATTGAAGGTGGGGACGGAAGGAAAAGGCCGATTCGTTTTTCCACTCCCCAAGGGAAAACGAATGAAGGCTTCCGCTGAATTGTGGGATTTGACGGGAGTTCCGAAAATTCTTGCCCTCTCGGAAGAAAAACCCATTCACGAGAATTAA
- a CDS encoding tetratricopeptide repeat protein, translating to MRQNSMIRQLGNKGIFMLGFLISVGMAPLSADRSVSQIFAEERTKQGDLLFKKAKEFLEDRNHYQSVESCKSFLILYPGHPRTREVRKALSSNYRMTGDILALAENELKIYKEYPNTEEGLESYLISGKAYVRMGREDKAHQIFQDIIKNTYSSKIAQEAELELTQMEILGESKNK from the coding sequence ATGAGACAAAATTCGATGATTAGGCAGTTGGGAAATAAGGGCATTTTTATGTTAGGATTCCTTATCTCTGTGGGAATGGCTCCCCTGAGTGCCGACAGATCCGTCAGCCAAATTTTTGCAGAAGAAAGAACCAAACAAGGGGATCTCCTCTTCAAAAAGGCAAAAGAATTTTTGGAAGACCGAAACCACTACCAATCCGTAGAATCTTGTAAAAGTTTTTTAATTCTCTATCCCGGCCATCCGAGAACTCGAGAGGTAAGAAAGGCCCTAAGTTCCAATTACCGAATGACGGGAGATATTTTAGCTCTAGCGGAAAATGAACTCAAAATTTATAAAGAATATCCTAATACAGAAGAAGGACTCGAATCCTACTTAATTTCTGGCAAAGCCTATGTTCGGATGGGCAGAGAAGACAAAGCCCATCAGATTTTTCAGGACATTATCAAAAATACGTATTCCAGTAAAATTGCTCAGGAAGCGGAATTAGAACTGACTCAGATGGAAATTTTAGGAGAGAGTAAAAATAAGTAA